The following proteins are co-located in the Dromiciops gliroides isolate mDroGli1 chromosome 2, mDroGli1.pri, whole genome shotgun sequence genome:
- the LOC122739386 gene encoding RNA-binding protein with serine-rich domain 1-B-like yields MPRGTWPAQRAPRQSGKQIRGFHKAGGKRPRKKRTVRARRVRPRSSSRGSSGSGSSSGGSGSGSSGSGSSSSSRNSEQRSTPAAPQPSPRGQLQTPRASPPYAKRSEEVWEGGGPKRAAAALQDASPGVVEKPSPGEDKKGQRLRLRLRPRQRERETRTHPPTPEARGGEGGRARA; encoded by the exons ATGCCCCGGGGCACCTGGCCTGCTCAGAGAGCACCCAGGCAGAGTGGAAAGCAGATCCGAGGCTTCCACAAAGCGGGAGGAAAACGTCCGAGAAAGAAACGGACAGTGAGAGCCAGGAGAGTCCG ccccagaagcagcagcagaggcagcagcggcagcggtagcagcagcggcggcagcggcagtggcagcagcggcagcggcagcagcagcagcagcaggaacagCGAACAGCGCAGCACGCCCGCCGCCCCCCAGCCCAGCCCCCGCGGCCAGCTGCAAACCCCGAGAGCGAGTCCTCCCTATGCAAAAAGGAGCGAAGAGGTGTGGGAAGGGGGCGGCCCAAAGAGAGCAGCCGCCGCGCTCCAGGACGCATCCCCTGGTGTCGTAGAAAAGCCGAGTCCCGGAGAAGACAAGAAGGgacagagactgagactgagactgagaccgaggcagagggagagggagactcgcacacacccacccaccccagaG gcgcgcgggggggaggggggacgcGCTCGGGCGTGA
- the MAF gene encoding transcription factor Maf isoform X2, translating into MASELAMSSSDLPTSPLAMEYVNDFDLMKFEVKKEPVETDRIISQCGRLIAGGSLSSTPMSTPCSSVPPSPSFSAPSPGSGSDQKTHLEDYYWMTGYPQQLNPEALGFSPEDAVEALISSSHQLQGGFDGYTRGQPLPGAGGSLGAEEVGSSAAAVVSAVIAAAAAQSGAPHYHHHHHHPGGHHHPPGAVPPTASAASAAAAAAAAAAAAAAAAASGPGSSSSSSSSSSSSSSGGGGSGGGGGGGGSAAGAGALHPHSHPHPHPHGSLHFDDRFSDEQLVTMSVRELNRQLRGVSKEEVIRLKQKRRTLKNRGYAQSCRFKRVQQRHVLESEKNQLLQQVEHLKQEISRLVRERDAYKEKYEKLVSSGFRENGSSSDNPSSPEFFISSCEIEFAEM; encoded by the exons ATGGCATCAGAGCTGGCAATGAGCAGCTCCGACCTGCCCACCAGTCCCCTGGCCATGGAATATGTTAATGACTTCGATCTGATGAAGTTTGAAGTGAAAAAGGAGCCGGTGGAGACGGACCGCATCATCAGCCAGTGCGGCCGCCTCATCGCCGGGGGCTCGCTGTCCTCCACGCCGATGAGCACGCCCTGCAGCTCCGTGCCCCCGTCGCCCAGCTTCTCGGCGCCCAGCCCGGGCTCGGGGAGCGACCAGAAGACTCACCTGGAAGACTACTACTGGATGACCGGCTATCCGCAGCAGCTCAACCCGGAGGCGCTGGGCTTCAGCCCCGAGGACGCGGTCGAAGCGCTCATCAGCAGCAGCCACCAGCTCCAAGGCGGCTTCGATGGCTACACCCGGGGCCAGCCGCTGCCCGGCGCCGGGGGCTCCCTGGGCGCCGAGGAGGTGGGCTCGTCCGCCGCCGCCGTGGTGTCGGCGGTGATCGCGGCGGCCGCGGCGCAGAGCGGGGcgccccactaccaccaccatcaccaccaccccggGGGCCACCACCACCCGCCCGGCGCCGTGCCCCCCACGGCCTCCGCAGCCTCCGCCGCCGCAGCCGCCGCAGCcgccgcagccgccgccgccgccgcggccgCCTCGGGCCCCGGCTCgtccagctccagctccagctcGTCCAGCTCCAGCTCGTCCggaggcggcggcagcggcgggggcggcggcggAGGCGGCTCGGCTGCGGGGGCCGGCGCCTTGCACCCTCACTCGCACCCGCACCCGCACCCGCACGGCAGCCTGCACTTCGACGACCGCTTCTCCGACGAGCAGCTGGTCACCATGTCAGTGCGGGAGCTCAACCGGCAGCTCCGGGGGGTCAGCAAGGAGGAGGTGATCCGGCTGAAACAGAAGAGGAGGACCCTTAAAAACAGAGGCTATGCCCAGTCGTGCCGCTTCAAGAGGGTCCAGCAGAGGCACGTCCTGGAGTCGGAGAAGAATCAACTCCTGCAGCAAGTTGAGCACCTCAAACAGGAGATCTCCAGGCTGGTCCGGGAACGGGACGCCTACAAAGAGAAATACGAGAAGTTGGTCAGCAGTGGCTTCCGAGAAAACGGCTCGAGCAGCGACAACCCGTCGTCTCCAGAGTTTTTCAT TTCTTCATGTGAGATTGAGTTTGCGGAAATGTGA
- the MAF gene encoding transcription factor Maf isoform X1 — protein sequence MASELAMSSSDLPTSPLAMEYVNDFDLMKFEVKKEPVETDRIISQCGRLIAGGSLSSTPMSTPCSSVPPSPSFSAPSPGSGSDQKTHLEDYYWMTGYPQQLNPEALGFSPEDAVEALISSSHQLQGGFDGYTRGQPLPGAGGSLGAEEVGSSAAAVVSAVIAAAAAQSGAPHYHHHHHHPGGHHHPPGAVPPTASAASAAAAAAAAAAAAAAAAASGPGSSSSSSSSSSSSSSGGGGSGGGGGGGGSAAGAGALHPHSHPHPHPHGSLHFDDRFSDEQLVTMSVRELNRQLRGVSKEEVIRLKQKRRTLKNRGYAQSCRFKRVQQRHVLESEKNQLLQQVEHLKQEISRLVRERDAYKEKYEKLVSSGFRENGSSSDNPSSPEFFMYPRDSSTSVM from the coding sequence ATGGCATCAGAGCTGGCAATGAGCAGCTCCGACCTGCCCACCAGTCCCCTGGCCATGGAATATGTTAATGACTTCGATCTGATGAAGTTTGAAGTGAAAAAGGAGCCGGTGGAGACGGACCGCATCATCAGCCAGTGCGGCCGCCTCATCGCCGGGGGCTCGCTGTCCTCCACGCCGATGAGCACGCCCTGCAGCTCCGTGCCCCCGTCGCCCAGCTTCTCGGCGCCCAGCCCGGGCTCGGGGAGCGACCAGAAGACTCACCTGGAAGACTACTACTGGATGACCGGCTATCCGCAGCAGCTCAACCCGGAGGCGCTGGGCTTCAGCCCCGAGGACGCGGTCGAAGCGCTCATCAGCAGCAGCCACCAGCTCCAAGGCGGCTTCGATGGCTACACCCGGGGCCAGCCGCTGCCCGGCGCCGGGGGCTCCCTGGGCGCCGAGGAGGTGGGCTCGTCCGCCGCCGCCGTGGTGTCGGCGGTGATCGCGGCGGCCGCGGCGCAGAGCGGGGcgccccactaccaccaccatcaccaccaccccggGGGCCACCACCACCCGCCCGGCGCCGTGCCCCCCACGGCCTCCGCAGCCTCCGCCGCCGCAGCCGCCGCAGCcgccgcagccgccgccgccgccgcggccgCCTCGGGCCCCGGCTCgtccagctccagctccagctcGTCCAGCTCCAGCTCGTCCggaggcggcggcagcggcgggggcggcggcggAGGCGGCTCGGCTGCGGGGGCCGGCGCCTTGCACCCTCACTCGCACCCGCACCCGCACCCGCACGGCAGCCTGCACTTCGACGACCGCTTCTCCGACGAGCAGCTGGTCACCATGTCAGTGCGGGAGCTCAACCGGCAGCTCCGGGGGGTCAGCAAGGAGGAGGTGATCCGGCTGAAACAGAAGAGGAGGACCCTTAAAAACAGAGGCTATGCCCAGTCGTGCCGCTTCAAGAGGGTCCAGCAGAGGCACGTCCTGGAGTCGGAGAAGAATCAACTCCTGCAGCAAGTTGAGCACCTCAAACAGGAGATCTCCAGGCTGGTCCGGGAACGGGACGCCTACAAAGAGAAATACGAGAAGTTGGTCAGCAGTGGCTTCCGAGAAAACGGCTCGAGCAGCGACAACCCGTCGTCTCCAGAGTTTTTCAT